From Odontesthes bonariensis isolate fOdoBon6 chromosome 21, fOdoBon6.hap1, whole genome shotgun sequence, a single genomic window includes:
- the eef2kmt gene encoding protein-lysine N-methyltransferase EEF2KMT isoform X1 — MALSEQKTMKTADILSEFRASFFAMSRLASLPWTFVEDDLLSNESSEFISALLKQTCLHPLCRRFPPSVRFRRMFLSELIRRQEAADCDPLDELYDALAEVLGAEEETECYKSYFLPGGGAVSLLENVALISEGTTGLVTWEAALYLAEWALDHRQVFAGRSVLELGSGAGLTGITICRSCRPHSFVFSDCHSTVLQKLRENVRLNALSEQTSPAARVHELDWTTATEDQLAEIGADTVIAADVVYDPEVAVSLVKLLSKILSRPSTQVQPEILICSTVRNPETYGGFKQQLENAGIHHEVMTGAVSSVFPYNRLAAIELIKLYR; from the exons ATGGCGCTTTCAGAACAGAAAACGATGAAAACTGCGGATATTTTGAGTGAATTCCGGGCTTCGTTTTTCGCCATGAGCCGCCTGGCTTCGTTGCCCTGGACG tttgTGGAGGACGACCTGCTCAGCAACGAGTCGTCGGAGTTCATTTCCGCGCTGCTGAAGCAG ACGTGTCTCCATCCTCTGTGCCGGAGGTTTCCGCCGTCGGTCAGATTCAGGAGGATGTTCCTCAGCGAGCTCATCAGACGG CAGGAGGCGGCGGACTGCGATCCTCTGGACGAGCTGTACGACGCTCTGGCCGAGGTGCTGGGAGCCGAGGAGGAAACCGAGTGCTACAAGAGCTACTTCCTG CCCGGCGGCGGCGCCGtcagcctgctggagaacgtgGCCCTGATCTCAGAGGGAACCACCGGGCTGGTGACCTGGGAAGCTGCGCTGTACTTGGCAGAGTGGGCTCTGGACCACCGGCAGGTCTTCGCTGGCAG GTCGGTTCTGGAGCTGGGCAGCGGCGCCGGGCTGACCGGCATCACCATCTGTCGCTCCTGCCGCCCGCACAGCTTCGTCTTCAGCGACTGTCACTCCACCGTCCTGCAGAAACTGCGGGAGAACGTCCGGCTGAACGCTCTGAGCGAGCAGACGTCTCCCGCCGCCCGCGTGCACGAGCTGGACTGGACCACCGCCACGGAGGACCAGCTCGCGGAGATCGGCGCCGACACCGTCATCGCTGCAG ACGTGGTGTACGATCCCGAGGTCGCTGTGAGTCTGGTGAAGCTGCTGTCGAAGATCCTGAGCCGCCCGTCCACCCAAGTCCAACCGGAGATCCTCATCTGCTCCACCGTTAGAAACCCGGAGACGTACGGCGGCTTCAAACAGCAGCTCG aaaACGCAGGAATCCACCACGAGGTGATGACGGGAGCGGTCAGCAGCGTGTTTCCCTACAACAGACTCGCTGCTATTGAGCTGATTAAACTGTACAGGTGA
- the eef2kmt gene encoding protein-lysine N-methyltransferase EEF2KMT isoform X2 produces MALSEQKTMKTADILSEFRASFFAMSRLASLPWTFVEDDLLSNESSEFISALLKQTCLHPLCRRFPPSVRFRRMFLSELIRREAADCDPLDELYDALAEVLGAEEETECYKSYFLPGGGAVSLLENVALISEGTTGLVTWEAALYLAEWALDHRQVFAGRSVLELGSGAGLTGITICRSCRPHSFVFSDCHSTVLQKLRENVRLNALSEQTSPAARVHELDWTTATEDQLAEIGADTVIAADVVYDPEVAVSLVKLLSKILSRPSTQVQPEILICSTVRNPETYGGFKQQLENAGIHHEVMTGAVSSVFPYNRLAAIELIKLYR; encoded by the exons ATGGCGCTTTCAGAACAGAAAACGATGAAAACTGCGGATATTTTGAGTGAATTCCGGGCTTCGTTTTTCGCCATGAGCCGCCTGGCTTCGTTGCCCTGGACG tttgTGGAGGACGACCTGCTCAGCAACGAGTCGTCGGAGTTCATTTCCGCGCTGCTGAAGCAG ACGTGTCTCCATCCTCTGTGCCGGAGGTTTCCGCCGTCGGTCAGATTCAGGAGGATGTTCCTCAGCGAGCTCATCAGACGG GAGGCGGCGGACTGCGATCCTCTGGACGAGCTGTACGACGCTCTGGCCGAGGTGCTGGGAGCCGAGGAGGAAACCGAGTGCTACAAGAGCTACTTCCTG CCCGGCGGCGGCGCCGtcagcctgctggagaacgtgGCCCTGATCTCAGAGGGAACCACCGGGCTGGTGACCTGGGAAGCTGCGCTGTACTTGGCAGAGTGGGCTCTGGACCACCGGCAGGTCTTCGCTGGCAG GTCGGTTCTGGAGCTGGGCAGCGGCGCCGGGCTGACCGGCATCACCATCTGTCGCTCCTGCCGCCCGCACAGCTTCGTCTTCAGCGACTGTCACTCCACCGTCCTGCAGAAACTGCGGGAGAACGTCCGGCTGAACGCTCTGAGCGAGCAGACGTCTCCCGCCGCCCGCGTGCACGAGCTGGACTGGACCACCGCCACGGAGGACCAGCTCGCGGAGATCGGCGCCGACACCGTCATCGCTGCAG ACGTGGTGTACGATCCCGAGGTCGCTGTGAGTCTGGTGAAGCTGCTGTCGAAGATCCTGAGCCGCCCGTCCACCCAAGTCCAACCGGAGATCCTCATCTGCTCCACCGTTAGAAACCCGGAGACGTACGGCGGCTTCAAACAGCAGCTCG aaaACGCAGGAATCCACCACGAGGTGATGACGGGAGCGGTCAGCAGCGTGTTTCCCTACAACAGACTCGCTGCTATTGAGCTGATTAAACTGTACAGGTGA